Proteins found in one Panicum hallii strain FIL2 chromosome 4, PHallii_v3.1, whole genome shotgun sequence genomic segment:
- the LOC112889733 gene encoding zinc finger BED domain-containing protein RICESLEEPER 2-like, translating to MPRDGLARGLEVEAALTAEAAWELKEAVVSMSAGSLDIDVDSPPHLPIETSANKVILDGEEHSLEVPAANPLEDSSERMNRLIVMQKRLLEAKKRKRSISSVHTSNSAHLDTQLTSSPTPVSPVQKRSKRVGSKKSLVWRHFDTGLRGQDPVAVCRYCGQVYACDRSTHGTSTLWYHLKSLCPQEPLKGQGMQRKGQGTPKQSYSIEDCRKALTEMVIIDEIPFRSIEGEGFRRYSKVLQPRFDPPSRITVARYCIQRYVEEKPKLKKILKNHIICLTTDTWTSKQNLNYMSPTAHWIDDHWKLQKRILNFCSVADHRGETLGKQVEECLLDWRIDPLFTVTVDNASSNGKLIEYLKGVCEDWNGVVLKNKFLHVRCCAHIVNLVMKSGHEEHNHSIEKIRTAVKFVRSSPSRLKIFKKCAELEKISSRSFLTLDLETRWNATYLMLENVEKFEKVFARLAKVCTPFKECFANRDPPDPDDWQSARRILCFLKLFENITNRLSASLYVTSSIVFHDIMLMRAKLIEIAGEEDPTLSSMAYHMKLKFDKYWKHEGDLNYLLFITIILDPRYKLQYLGFFLELMYGLDEGKELTEKIESALNELFGCYVETVNASSSRNRGSN from the exons ATGCCACGCGACGGCCTCGCTCGAGGCCTTGAGGTGGAGGCTGCGCTCACGGCCGAGGCAGCATGGGAACTGAAGGAGGCTGTTGTGTCCATGTCTGCTGGGTCCTTGGATATAGATGTGGACTCGCCACCGCATCTCCCCATAGAGACCTCTGCTAACAAG GTTATACTGGATGGTGAAGAACATTCTTTGGAAGTACCTGCTGCAAATCCCCTAGAAGATAGCAGCGAGAGAATGAATAGGTTAATTGTTATGCAGAAAAGGTTACTAGAAGCAAAGAAGCGAAAGAGATCAATTTCATCAGTTCACACATCAAATTCTGCACAT TTGGACACTCAGTTAACCAGCTCTCCCACTCCGGTCTCTCCAGTTCAGAAAAGAAGCAAAAGAGTTGGTTCAAAAAAATCACTAGTTTGGAGGCATTTCGATACAGGATTAAGGGGTCAAGATCCTGTTGCAGTGTGCAGATATTGTGGACAAGTATATGCATGTGATAGATCCACACATGGAACTAGCACCTTATGGTACCATCTAAAAAGTTTATGCCCACAAGAGCCACTCAAGGGTCAGGGCATGCAAAGGAAGGGCCAAGGGACACCCAAGCAATCTTACAGTATTGAAGACTGCCGCAAAGCACTCACTGAGATGGTAATAATTGATGAGATACCTTTTAGATCTATTGAAGGTGAAGGATTTAGAAGGTATTCCAAAGTGCTACAGCCGAGGTTTGACCCACCTTCAAGAATCACAGTAGCAAGGTATTGCATTcaaagatatgttgaagaaAAGCCCAAATTGAAGAAAATTTTGAAGAATCACATAATATGCCTAACAACAGATACTTGGACCTCCAAGCAAAACTTGAATTATATGAGTCCAACAGCCCATTGGATTGATGATCACTGGAAGCTGCAGAAACGGATCCTTAATTTCTGTTCGGTTGCAGATCACAGAGGGGAGACACTTGGAAAACAGGTTGAAGAATGTTTGCTAGATTGGCGTATTGATCCCCTATTCACAGTCACAGTTGACAACGCATCCTCCAATGGCAAGCTAATTGAATACTTGAAGGGTGTGTGCGAAGACTGGAATGGAGTTGTGTTAAAGAATAAATTTCTTCATGTGAGGTGCTGCGCCCATATAGTCAACTTAGTCATGAAGAGTGGACACGAGGAACACAATCACTCTATCGAGAAGATAAGAACTGCAGTTAAATTTGTGAGGTCTTCACCATCAAGATTGAAAATCTTTAAGAAATGTGCAGAATTAGAGAAAATATCTAGTAGAAGTTTTTTGACCTTGGATTTGGAGACGAGATGGAATGCTACCTACTTAATGTTGGAGAATGTTGAAAAGTTTGAGAAAGTTTTTGCAAGACTGGCAAAAGTGTGCACACCATTCAAAGAATGCTTTGCTAATAGAGATCCTCCCGATCCAGATGATTGGCAATCTGCAAGGCGAATACTGTGTTTCTTGAAACTATTTGAAAATATCACAAATCGTCTCTCAGCCTCTCTGTATGTAACTTCAAGCATTGTTTTCCATGACATAATGTTGATGCGTGCAAAATTGATTGAGATtgctggagaagaagatccaACATTATCTTCAATGGCATATCACATGAAACTAAAATTTGACAAGTACTGGAAACATGAAGGCGATCTGAACTACTTATTATTTATTACTATCATTTTGGATCCTAGATACAAGCTTCAATATTTGGGATTTTTCTTAGAACTTATGTACGGACTAGATGAAGGCAAGGAACTAACTGAGAAAATTGAATCAGCTCTTAATGAATTGTTTGGTTGCTATGTTGAAACTGTTAATGCCTCTTCTTCTAGAAATAGAGGTTCAAATTAA
- the LOC112890234 gene encoding FT-interacting protein 1-like, producing the protein MSGHGGGGDPHHEDFQLKDTNPLLGEQWPKGAAGPARPAGGGGGGGLAGWLGVDKPSSTYDLVEQMFFLYVRVVKAKDLPPNPITGAPMDPYVEVRLGNYKGTTRHFDRRANPEWDHVFAFSKSRVQSNVLEVFLKDREMLGRDDYVGKVTFDLAEVPTRVPPDSPLAPQWYRLEERRGEGGKVRGELMLAVWIGTQADEAFPEAWHSDAAAVRGEGVASVRSKAYVSPKLWYLRVNVIEAQDVQPQQARGRAPEVFVKAQVGNQILKTSVVPAPTLNPRWNEDLLFVVAEPFEEQLVLMVEDRVSPGKDDLLGRVALPLTLFEKRLDHRPFVQSRWFDLEKFGVGAAIEGETRRELRFASRVHVRACLEGAYHVMDESTMYISDTRPTARQLWKPPVGVLEVGILGAAGLQPMKNRDGRGATDAYCVAKYGQKWVRTRTMIGNFNPTWNEQYTWEVFDPCTVITIGVFDNCHLGTNGNNGQPARDARIGKIRIRLSTLETDRVYTHAYPLIALQKSGVKKMGELRLAVRFTCLSLVNMLHLYTQPLLPRMHYLHPFTVTQLDALRYQAMGIVAARLGRAEPPLRREVVEYMLDVESHMWSMRRSKANFFRAVSLFSGLAAAARWFGDVCQWKNVATTALVHVLLLILVWYPELILPTVFLYMFLIGLWNYRRRPRHPPHMDTKLSWAEAAHPDELDEEFDTFPTSRPQDVVYMRYDRLRSVAGRIQTVVGDMATQGERLQSLLSWRDPRATCLFVLFCLLAAVVLYVTPFRVVALVAGLYVLRHPRFRSRLPAVPSNFFRRLPSRADSML; encoded by the coding sequence ATGagcgggcacggcggcggcggcgacccgcaCCACGAGGACTTCCAGCTCAAGGATACGAACCCGCTGCTGGGCGAGCAATGGCCCAAGGGCGCGGCGGGCCCGGCGCGccccgcgggcggcggcggcggcggcgggctcgccgggtggctgggcgtggacaAGCCGTCCAGCACCTACGACCTCGTGGAGCAGATGTTCTTCCTCTACGTGCGCGTCGTCAAGGCCAAGGACCTGCCCCCCAACCCCATCACCGGCGCGCCCATGGACCCCTACGTCGAGGTCAGGCTCGGCAACTACAAGGGCACGACGCGGCACTTCGACCGCCGCGCCAACCCCGAGTGGGACCACGTCTTCGCCTTCTCCAAGTCCCGCGTGCAGTCCAACGTCCTCGAGGTCTTCCTCAAGGACCGCGAGATGCTCGGCCGCGACGACTACGTCGGCAAGGTCACCTTCGACCTCGCCGAGGTGCCCACGCGGGTGCCGCCGGACAGCCCGCTCGCGCCGCAGTGGTACCGCCTCGAggagcggcgcggcgagggcggcaAGGTGCGCGGGGAGCTCATGCTGGCGGTCTGGATCGGGACGCAGGCCGACGAGGCGTTCCCGGAGGCGTGGCACtcggacgccgccgccgtgcgcggcGAGGGCGTCGCCAGCGTGCGCTCCAAGGCGTACGTGTCGCCCAAGCTCTGGTACCTCCGCGTCAACGTGATCGAGGCGCAGGACGTGCAGCCGCAGCAGGCCCGCGGGCGCGCGCCGGAGGTGTTCGTCAAGGCGCAGGTGGGGAACCAGATCCTCAAGACCTCCGTCGTGCCGGCGCCGACGCTGAACCCGCGGTGGAACGAGGACCTGCTGTTCGTCGTCGCCGAGCCGTTCGAGGAGCAGCTGGTGCTCATGGTGGAGGACCGGGTGTCCCCGGGCAAGGACGACCTCCTCGGCCGCGTCGCGCTGCCGCTCACGCTCTTCGAGAAGCGGCTGGACCACCGGCCCTTCGTGCAGTCGCGGTGGTTCGACCTCGAGAAGTTCGGCGTCGGCGCCGCCATCGAGGGCGAGACGCGGCGGGAGCTCCGGTTCGCCAGCCGCGTCCACGTGCGCGCCTGCCTCGAGGGCGCCTACCACGTCATGGACGAGTCCACCATGTACATCAGCGACACCCGCCCCACGGCGCGGCAGCTTTGGAAGCCACCCGTCGGCGTGCTCGAGGTCGGCATCCTCGGCGCCGCCGGGCTGCAGCCCATGAAGAACCGCGACGGCCGTGGCGCCACCGACGCCTACTGCGTCGCCAAGTACGGCCAGAAGTGGGTGCGCACGCGCACCATGATCGGCAACTTCAACCCCACCTGGAACGAGCAGTACACCTGGGAGGTGTTCGACCCCTGCACCGTCATCACCATCGGCGTCTTCGACAACTGCCACCTCGGCACCAACGGCAACAATGGCCAGCCGGCGCGCGACGCCCGCATCGGCAAGATCCGCATCCGCCTCTCCACGCTGGAGACCGATCGCGTGTACACCCACGCCTACCCGCTCATCGCGCTGCAGAAGTCGGGGGTGAAGAAGATGGGCGAGCTCCGGCTCGCGGTGCGCTTCACCTGCCTCTCCCTCGTCAACATGCTCCACCTCTACACGCAGCCGCTGCTGCCCCGGATGCACTACCTGCACCCGTTCACGGTGACGCAGCTCGACGCGCTCCGGTACCAGGCGATGGGCATCGTGGCGGCGCGGCTGGGCCGCGCGGAGCCGCCGCTCCGGCGCGAGGTGGTGGAGTACATGCTCGACGTGGAGTCCCACATGTGGAGcatgcggcggagcaaggccaACTTCTTCCGCGCCGTCTCCCTCTTCTCGGgcctcgccgcggcggcgcggtggttcGGCGACGTGTGCCAGTGGAAGAACGTGGCGACGACGGCGCTGGTGCACGTGCTCCTGCTCATCCTGGTGTGGTACCCCGAGCTAATCCTCCCCACGGTGTTCCTCTACATGTTCCTGATCGGGCTGTGGAACtaccggcggcggccgcgccacccgccgcacATGGACACGAAGCTGTcgtgggcggaggcggcgcaccCCGACGAGCTGGACGAGGAGTTCGACACGTTCCCGACGTCGCGGCCGCAGGACGTGGTGTACATGCGCTACGACCGGCTGCGGAGCGTGGCGGGGCGGATCCAGACGGTGGTCGGCGACATGGCCACGCAGGGGGAGCGGCTGCAGTCGCTGCTCAGCTGGCGCGACCCGAGGGCGACCTGCCTCTTCGTCCTCTTCTGCCTCCTCGCAGCGGTGGTGCTCTACGTCACGCCGTTCCGGGTGGTGGCGCTCGTCGCCGGGCTCTACGTGCTGCGCCACCCCAGGTTCCGGAGCAGGCTGCCCGCCGTGCCCAGCAACTTCTTCCGCCGCCTGCCGTCGCGCGCGGACAGCATGCTCTGA